The proteins below are encoded in one region of Desulfobacterales bacterium:
- a CDS encoding R3H domain-containing nucleic acid-binding protein — protein MQPYQITSPDDIELLLSVMPPDIRGAVDQINPQDELIEIVLDLGRPPEARFPGGMKVLSDENVTQAAIDYVVERVGRFTRDNRAGIERTLHRISAIRNRLGAIVGLTCRVGRAIFGTVDILQDVIESGSSILLLGPPGVGKTTLLRESARVLADEMNKRVVIVDTSNEIAGDGDVPHPGIGRARRMQVPSTDRQHAVMIEAVENHMPEVIVIDEIGTEAEALAARTIAERGVQLIATAHGRSLENLLQNPTLADLLGGVQSVTLSDEEARRRRTQKSILERKAPPTFNVLVEILDRDRLAVNYALANVVDALLKGTPATPELRIRHDDGRVETRAGEGPAEPTGMGKVPDYAPSKDRPLRIFTYGVSRKRLEQAIQKFRVPVQLVADLERADMVLTLKSQEKRKPRQLLEIQKKGVPLHVIKSNTVTQIEKFMQSVFGENNGDTEPGEKPQALFEAEEAVSRVFEKGLPIELTPRSPYVRRLQHEMIVRYGLITESRGQKNNRRVVIYPF, from the coding sequence ATGCAGCCCTATCAGATAACATCGCCGGATGACATTGAACTGCTGCTGTCCGTGATGCCGCCGGATATTCGCGGGGCAGTCGATCAGATCAATCCCCAGGACGAATTGATCGAGATCGTTCTGGATCTGGGCCGGCCGCCGGAAGCCCGGTTTCCGGGCGGCATGAAGGTTTTGTCCGATGAAAATGTAACCCAGGCGGCCATCGACTATGTGGTGGAGCGGGTCGGCCGGTTCACCCGGGACAACCGGGCCGGCATCGAGCGGACCCTGCACCGGATATCGGCCATCAGGAACCGTCTGGGCGCCATTGTGGGGCTTACCTGCCGGGTGGGCCGCGCGATTTTCGGCACCGTGGATATCTTGCAGGATGTGATTGAAAGCGGCTCGTCTATTCTGCTGCTCGGCCCGCCGGGCGTGGGCAAAACCACCCTGCTGCGCGAATCCGCCCGGGTGCTGGCCGATGAGATGAACAAGCGGGTGGTGATTGTGGATACGTCAAATGAGATCGCCGGTGACGGGGATGTCCCGCATCCGGGCATCGGCCGGGCCCGGCGGATGCAGGTGCCGTCCACCGACCGCCAGCACGCGGTGATGATCGAGGCGGTGGAAAACCACATGCCCGAGGTGATCGTGATCGATGAAATCGGTACCGAGGCCGAAGCGCTGGCCGCGCGAACCATTGCGGAGCGCGGTGTGCAGCTGATCGCCACCGCCCACGGCCGAAGCCTTGAGAATCTCTTGCAGAACCCCACACTTGCGGATCTCCTGGGCGGGGTTCAGTCCGTGACCCTGTCCGACGAAGAGGCGCGGCGCCGGCGGACGCAGAAGTCGATCCTCGAGAGAAAAGCCCCGCCCACGTTCAATGTACTGGTTGAGATTCTGGACCGGGACCGCCTGGCGGTCAATTATGCCCTGGCAAACGTGGTGGATGCGCTGTTAAAAGGCACGCCGGCAACCCCGGAGCTAAGAATCCGCCATGACGACGGGCGGGTGGAGACCCGGGCCGGTGAGGGGCCGGCCGAACCGACGGGAATGGGGAAGGTGCCGGATTATGCGCCGTCCAAGGACCGGCCCCTGCGTATTTTTACCTACGGCGTGAGCCGCAAACGCCTGGAGCAGGCGATTCAAAAGTTTCGCGTGCCGGTTCAGCTGGTTGCCGATCTGGAGCGGGCGGACATGGTGCTTACCCTGAAATCCCAGGAAAAGCGAAAACCCCGGCAGCTGCTTGAGATTCAGAAAAAGGGGGTGCCCCTTCACGTGATCAAAAGCAATACCGTGACCCAGATTGAAAAATTCATGCAGAGCGTTTTCGGCGAAAACAACGGCGATACCGAGCCCGGGGAAAAACCGCAGGCGCTGTTTGAGGCCGAGGAAGCGGTCAGCCGGGTTTTTGAAAAAGGCCTTCCCATCGAATTAACCCCCCGCTCCCCCTATGTACGCCGCCTTCAGCACGAGATGATTGTCCGCTACGGGCTGATCACCGAAAGCCGGGGCCAGAAGAACAACCGACGCGTGGTGATATATCCGTTCTAA
- a CDS encoding S1 RNA-binding domain-containing protein, translating to MYTEHTEYSRQADGFSPNESAEPGMDEFSEMSGEDLMAVYEQTFKEFKTGEIVEGEVVDMDNERVLIDIGYKTEGEVPKAEFLDNNREFHLNIGDRVQVVLVHKDEDGYPVLSRHGVAQVRRLDELQKKYDSGETVTGKIVSRKKGGFIVDVGISAFLPASQLDVKRINDFDAWLDTEQEFKVLQFDRKSENVVLSRRVLLEEAYQREKEAAIKRIHKGDVIEGTINNITDYGLFVELGSIVGLVHVSNLGWTTMKHPAKLYDVGEKVSVKVLDVDESSMKVTLGTKQLMPNPWDTLHERYPVGSVIEGNVKKVTDFGIFVAIEEGINGLVHVSDLSWTEEIKSAAQHYKRGDTVTAKILDIDRENQRVRLGVKQLYPHPWEEVARTYLPGTPVTGKIINITSFGLFTEIDEGVQGLVHVSEIPAKKGGNPLEQFEVGQTIEARVIEVLPEEKKIRLSLKPEPKEKSELGQMLREKFAEKGAGSSE from the coding sequence ATGTATACGGAACATACGGAATATAGCAGGCAGGCGGACGGTTTTTCCCCAAATGAATCAGCGGAGCCGGGGATGGATGAATTTTCGGAAATGAGCGGCGAAGACCTGATGGCCGTTTATGAGCAGACATTCAAGGAATTTAAGACCGGTGAAATCGTCGAGGGGGAAGTGGTTGATATGGATAATGAGCGGGTGCTCATCGATATCGGCTACAAGACAGAGGGCGAAGTGCCGAAGGCGGAGTTCCTTGATAATAACAGAGAGTTTCATCTGAATATCGGTGATCGGGTCCAGGTGGTGCTGGTCCACAAAGATGAGGACGGCTATCCGGTGCTCTCCCGGCATGGGGTGGCACAGGTCCGGCGCCTGGATGAGCTGCAGAAGAAGTATGATTCCGGGGAAACCGTAACCGGTAAAATCGTTTCCCGGAAAAAGGGCGGTTTTATCGTGGATGTGGGCATATCCGCGTTTCTGCCGGCCTCCCAGCTGGATGTGAAGCGAATCAATGATTTTGATGCCTGGCTGGATACGGAGCAGGAGTTTAAGGTGCTGCAGTTTGACCGGAAAAGTGAAAATGTGGTGCTATCCCGGCGCGTGCTTTTGGAAGAGGCCTATCAGCGCGAAAAGGAAGCGGCCATCAAGCGTATCCACAAGGGCGATGTGATTGAAGGCACCATCAACAACATTACCGATTACGGCCTGTTTGTGGAGTTAGGCAGTATTGTCGGGCTGGTGCATGTCAGCAATTTGGGCTGGACAACCATGAAGCACCCGGCCAAATTATATGACGTGGGTGAGAAGGTTTCCGTTAAGGTCCTGGATGTGGATGAGAGCAGCATGAAGGTGACTTTAGGCACGAAGCAGCTGATGCCCAATCCCTGGGATACCCTTCATGAGCGCTATCCCGTGGGCTCGGTGATCGAGGGCAATGTCAAAAAGGTGACCGATTTCGGCATCTTTGTGGCCATTGAGGAAGGCATCAACGGCCTGGTTCATGTTTCCGACTTGTCCTGGACCGAGGAGATCAAGTCGGCGGCCCAGCATTATAAGCGGGGCGATACGGTGACCGCTAAAATCCTGGATATTGACCGGGAGAACCAGCGGGTCCGCCTGGGCGTTAAGCAGCTGTATCCGCATCCCTGGGAGGAAGTGGCCCGAACCTATCTGCCGGGTACCCCGGTAACCGGAAAAATCATTAACATCACCAGTTTCGGGCTTTTCACGGAAATAGATGAGGGCGTCCAGGGCCTGGTCCATGTTTCCGAAATTCCGGCTAAAAAGGGGGGGAACCCCCTTGAGCAGTTTGAGGTGGGACAAACCATCGAGGCCCGCGTTATCGAGGTGCTGCCAGAAGAAAAAAAGATAAGGCTCAGCTTAAAGCCGGAGCCGAAAGAAAAAAGCGAACTGGGCCAGATGCTGCGCGAGAAGTTTGCGGAAAAGGGAGCAGGCAGCTCGGAGTAG